A window of the Synechococcus sp. JA-3-3Ab genome harbors these coding sequences:
- a CDS encoding sigma-70 family RNA polymerase sigma factor — translation MAENLELQDAVGRFLKIIGRYSLLTAEEELHLAHQVQRMMALLEQRRQHESLEDWSRRLGIPLEELQQILRQGEAAKKRMVECNLRLVVSIAKRYRNRGLPFLDLIQEGTIGLTRAVEKFDPTRGYKFSTYATWWIRQSVNRGIQNKGRLIRLPAHMYEKVSQVKRRYRELSAEKGSRPAAEEVFDSLDIGDNYRELITRHMAEIRSLNVGVGDEDGTELQHFIPDEDNDPIEHLNRVAHCEEVRALVSQLSEREQQVIVARYGLDGSKGLTLREIGEHIGLSRERVRQIERRALRKLRRLQQEYSTPKAGRQLNSPS, via the coding sequence ATGGCGGAGAATCTTGAGCTGCAAGACGCAGTGGGGCGTTTTTTAAAAATCATTGGGCGCTACTCGTTGCTCACCGCTGAGGAAGAACTGCATCTGGCCCACCAAGTGCAGCGGATGATGGCCCTTCTGGAGCAGCGGCGGCAGCACGAGTCGCTGGAGGATTGGAGCCGACGGCTGGGGATCCCTTTAGAGGAGCTGCAGCAGATCCTGCGGCAGGGGGAAGCGGCCAAAAAGCGCATGGTGGAATGCAACCTGCGCCTGGTGGTGTCGATTGCCAAGCGCTACCGCAACCGCGGCTTGCCGTTCCTGGATCTGATTCAAGAGGGCACCATTGGCCTCACCCGCGCCGTGGAAAAATTTGATCCCACGCGGGGGTACAAGTTCTCCACCTACGCCACCTGGTGGATCCGGCAGAGCGTGAACCGCGGCATCCAAAACAAAGGGCGCCTGATCCGGCTGCCCGCCCACATGTACGAGAAGGTCTCCCAGGTGAAGCGGCGCTACCGCGAGCTGTCCGCTGAGAAGGGATCCCGGCCTGCCGCAGAGGAAGTTTTCGATTCGCTGGATATTGGCGACAACTACCGCGAACTGATCACCCGCCACATGGCCGAGATCCGATCCCTTAATGTAGGGGTAGGCGACGAGGACGGCACCGAGCTGCAGCACTTTATCCCTGACGAGGACAACGATCCCATCGAACATCTGAATCGGGTTGCCCATTGCGAGGAAGTGCGCGCCCTGGTGAGCCAACTGAGCGAACGCGAGCAGCAGGTAATTGTGGCCCGCTATGGGCTGGATGGGTCGAAGGGCCTGACGTTGCGGGAGATTGGGGAGCACATCGGTCTTTCGCGGGAGCGAGTCCGGCAAATTGAGCGGCGGGCCCTGCGGAAATTGCGGCGGCTACAGCAGGAATACTCCACCCCCAAGGCCGGCAGACAGCTCAACTCCCCAAGCTAA
- the gcvT gene encoding glycine cleavage system aminomethyltransferase GcvT codes for MSSTPLQRTPLFPLHQALGARFVSFAGWEMPLQYQGVVAEHRAVRERAGVFDISHMGKFDLWGPELGSHLSRLVPSDLGAVAVGSARYTVLLNPLGGIVDDVIFYRHPPEGELEHWSLIVNAATRQKDWEWLHQQGIPGLELQDHTESQVLLAVQGPAAEEVLQPFLAGSLRALRRFQHGQFATRKERSSGAGVFVARTGYTGEDGFELLLGPADGLWLWEQLVQAGVQPCGLGCRDTLRLEAAFCLYGQDIDESTTPLEADLGWLVSNPGDYIGKPALESQRQQGIPRRLVGFRLLERAIPRRGYAIYAPNSPEPIGRVTSGTHSPTLGYGIGLGYVDSTWAKVGSRLEIEIRGQRRPAEVVKKPFYRGQAPVSLGS; via the coding sequence ATGAGCTCAACTCCCCTGCAACGCACCCCCCTGTTTCCCCTGCACCAAGCCTTGGGGGCGCGGTTTGTCTCCTTTGCCGGCTGGGAAATGCCGCTGCAGTATCAGGGGGTGGTGGCTGAGCATCGGGCGGTGCGGGAGCGGGCAGGCGTCTTCGACATCTCCCACATGGGCAAGTTCGACCTCTGGGGGCCGGAGCTGGGATCCCACCTCAGCCGTCTGGTGCCCAGCGATCTGGGCGCTGTGGCGGTGGGATCCGCTCGCTACACGGTTTTGCTAAACCCCCTAGGGGGCATTGTGGACGATGTCATCTTCTACCGGCACCCACCAGAAGGCGAGCTGGAGCACTGGAGCCTGATCGTCAACGCGGCCACCCGCCAAAAGGACTGGGAGTGGCTCCATCAGCAGGGGATCCCCGGCCTGGAACTTCAAGATCACACCGAGTCTCAGGTGTTGCTGGCGGTGCAGGGGCCGGCAGCCGAAGAGGTTTTGCAGCCTTTTTTGGCGGGATCCCTGAGGGCTTTGCGCCGGTTTCAACACGGGCAGTTTGCGACTCGAAAAGAGAGATCCTCAGGGGCAGGGGTCTTTGTGGCCCGCACCGGCTACACCGGAGAGGATGGCTTTGAGCTCCTGCTCGGCCCTGCCGACGGGCTTTGGCTCTGGGAGCAACTGGTGCAGGCGGGGGTACAGCCTTGTGGACTGGGCTGCCGCGATACGCTGCGCCTGGAGGCCGCTTTCTGTCTCTACGGGCAAGACATAGATGAGAGCACCACCCCCCTGGAAGCCGACCTGGGCTGGTTGGTCAGCAATCCAGGGGACTACATCGGCAAGCCTGCCCTCGAAAGCCAACGCCAGCAAGGGATCCCGCGCCGTCTGGTGGGGTTTCGGCTGTTGGAGCGAGCCATTCCCCGCCGCGGCTATGCCATCTACGCTCCCAACTCCCCTGAGCCGATCGGCCGGGTAACCAGCGGCACCCATTCTCCCACTTTGGGCTATGGCATCGGCCTGGGATATGTGGATTCAACTTGGGCTAAGGTGGGATCCCGGCTAGAGATTGAGATTCGGGGCCAGCGCCGTCCTGCTGAAGTGGTGAAGAAGCCGTTCTACAGAGGGCAGGCTCCAGTTAGCTTGGGGAGTTGA
- the gloA gene encoding lactoylglutathione lyase, translating to MRLLHTMIRVGNLERSLQFYCDVLGMHLLRKKDYPSGEFTLAYVGYGDESETAVLELTYNWGTDHYELGNGYGHIAIGVEDIYSTCEAIKARGGKVVREPGPMKHGSTVIAFVEDPDGYKIELIQMGSLQEQGAAPERTAAASA from the coding sequence ATGCGTCTTCTCCACACCATGATCCGCGTTGGCAACCTAGAGCGCTCCTTGCAGTTCTACTGTGACGTTCTGGGGATGCACTTGCTCCGCAAAAAAGACTACCCCAGCGGGGAGTTCACGCTGGCCTACGTGGGCTATGGCGACGAATCGGAAACGGCGGTGCTCGAGCTAACCTACAACTGGGGTACCGACCACTACGAGCTGGGCAACGGCTACGGCCACATCGCCATCGGCGTCGAGGATATCTACAGCACCTGTGAGGCTATCAAAGCCCGCGGCGGCAAAGTGGTGCGCGAGCCCGGGCCCATGAAACACGGCAGCACCGTGATCGCCTTTGTCGAGGATCCCGATGGCTACAAAATCGAGCTGATCCAGATGGGATCCCTGCAGGAGCAGGGTGCCGCCCCCGAAAGAACAGCTGCCGCCTCTGCCTAA
- a CDS encoding energy transducer TonB, with amino-acid sequence MTSIWVEQRRREEEARDFFWMVALSLLLHVLALLALLYWSRFWPLRQQEQEAIEFILLEPEDLKPPEEAELVSEVDSRDGGERAEAPPSQGSPPQSQAAPRQEAPPPPPPQPQPPQPQPPAPVPPPAPAEVALATPRSTPPPTPTAPPAPPRPTPTQTPPPVAAAPPAPPAPTRPPTAEPLPVQPRERDSDPSQLQPVAPAPQPPTEVLPAERPSDASQLGPPLSASAPSDGAGIQGRGASGLANPTQSAPNPPSVAARANVDWGPWLAALQRKVEQNWIPGQTGTSRRTVVIFTVGRGGELQSIRLARTSGSQQTDDAALTAIQRAAPFLPLPEAYEGNSVTINFTFDINVLGKLTVGGSAN; translated from the coding sequence ATGACCAGCATCTGGGTTGAACAGCGCCGCCGCGAGGAAGAGGCGCGCGACTTTTTTTGGATGGTGGCGCTGTCCTTGCTGCTGCACGTGCTGGCGCTGCTGGCCTTGCTCTACTGGAGTCGATTTTGGCCACTTCGCCAGCAAGAACAAGAGGCCATTGAGTTTATCCTGCTAGAGCCAGAAGATCTCAAGCCGCCGGAAGAAGCAGAGCTGGTTTCGGAAGTGGATTCCCGCGATGGGGGCGAGCGGGCGGAAGCCCCCCCTTCTCAGGGCAGTCCACCCCAATCCCAGGCTGCTCCTCGCCAGGAGGCTCCCCCACCTCCTCCGCCGCAACCCCAGCCGCCGCAACCGCAGCCGCCTGCCCCTGTTCCACCCCCTGCTCCGGCGGAAGTTGCTCTGGCCACTCCTCGATCTACCCCACCCCCTACGCCAACTGCGCCTCCGGCTCCTCCTCGGCCCACTCCCACCCAGACTCCGCCACCGGTGGCGGCTGCTCCCCCTGCTCCGCCGGCTCCCACCCGCCCCCCCACTGCCGAGCCTCTACCCGTGCAGCCCAGGGAGCGGGACTCGGATCCCAGCCAATTGCAGCCTGTTGCGCCTGCTCCCCAACCGCCGACGGAGGTTCTCCCTGCCGAGCGGCCCTCCGATGCTTCCCAGTTGGGGCCGCCCCTCAGCGCTTCCGCTCCCAGTGATGGGGCCGGGATCCAGGGCAGAGGAGCCAGCGGCTTGGCCAACCCCACCCAATCGGCTCCCAACCCCCCCAGCGTGGCGGCGCGGGCCAATGTGGACTGGGGCCCTTGGCTGGCAGCTCTGCAACGCAAAGTGGAGCAGAATTGGATCCCTGGCCAGACCGGCACCTCCCGCCGCACAGTGGTGATCTTTACAGTGGGCCGGGGGGGCGAGCTGCAGAGCATTCGCCTGGCCCGCACTTCCGGCAGCCAACAAACCGACGACGCAGCGCTGACAGCAATTCAGCGGGCGGCGCCCTTTTTGCCCCTGCCTGAGGCCTATGAAGGCAACTCGGTGACGATCAACTTCACCTTCGACATCAACGTCTTGGGCAAGTTGACGGTGGGGGGATCCGCCAACTAG
- a CDS encoding VOC family protein, with translation MEPICFHLAFPVADLALAKAYYGEGLGCEVGRETPAAVILNLYGHQLVAHLTQEKLTPQRGIYPRHFGLIFPAQADWQALAERARTRGLLFYQEPRWRFVGTPLEHGTFFLQDPFYNLLEFKYYRYPAAIFGEREWALVGDTAFHPSGQQLPDRSPSSA, from the coding sequence ATGGAACCCATCTGCTTTCATCTGGCCTTTCCGGTTGCCGATCTTGCCTTGGCCAAGGCCTACTACGGCGAGGGCTTGGGCTGCGAGGTCGGTCGAGAAACCCCTGCCGCCGTCATCTTGAACCTGTATGGCCATCAACTGGTGGCCCACCTCACCCAGGAAAAGCTGACGCCCCAGCGGGGCATCTACCCCCGCCACTTTGGCCTGATCTTCCCTGCCCAGGCAGATTGGCAGGCGCTGGCCGAGCGGGCCCGCACGCGGGGATTGCTTTTCTATCAGGAGCCACGCTGGCGCTTTGTCGGCACCCCCCTGGAGCACGGCACCTTCTTTTTGCAGGATCCCTTCTACAACCTGCTGGAGTTTAAGTACTACCGCTACCCTGCCGCCATTTTTGGAGAGCGGGAATGGGCTTTGGTCGGGGATACTGCTTTCCATCCCTCAGGCCAACAGCTTCCGGATCGCTCTCCCAGCAGTGCGTAG